The genomic window gctcattgtaatggctggaatgtaaTTAATGGAACGGTGTCAACCACATCaaccatatggaaaccacatgtttgactacgttccatttattccattacagccattacaatgagcccatcctcctatagctcctctcaccagcctcctctggcgtGTCCAGTAAAGCAGTGAGGAGAACAGTTATAGTGTGGTACCTCAGAGAGAGCAGTGAGGACTGCACTGAGAGCCAGAGCCAGCAGCAGAAGAGGGGAGGGCCTCAGGCCACGCAGAGGCGTCCACTGGCTGTACAGGAAGTAGCGGTGGATGTAGAACAGGCTGTGAAGGATACGCAGGCCCATGTTGAGACAGTTAGCCAGGATGAAGCCAATGCCCCCTGCCCACCACGTCAGCATGTAAGACAGGAGCAGGAAGGAGATAGACAACGCCAACATCACCAGGTTATACCTGGGGACAGACGAGAGGACAACGTAAGCAACATgatacacactgtgtgtgtgtgtctgtgtgtgcctgccttCTCTCACCTGTCAACCTCTTCCTTGCTCATGGCAGCAAAGACAAAGCACTCAGTAATTCCATTAATGGCCAGTAGGAGCACATAGGAGCTGTAGCATCGCAACAGACTGGGCCCTTCAATATAACACAAATATCATTACACACAACCACTCACATACAACCAGCAGCTTGAGGAATTACATTATTCCTATCATTGCTGAATAAGTTCCTTTATCTCTCTATAACTCCAGTGATTCAGTTGACTATGGTGGTTGACTTACTTAATTCATCGATTCATTTGGTTAGTTGACCCACCTGCACCACTACTCAGTAGAGATCCCCCATAGATGTCCAGAGCCAGGTGAGAGTAGGCGTAACCAAACACTGTGATGATCAGACCAATCACAAGCACCAGCTTCAGCAGACACTCTAGAACTTCAGCTGCTATGGCAACCTCCTCCTGCAGACCAATCAGCAAGCGGCATCAATGCACCTGCATGAGCTATGATGTGTGTGTCAGACAACTTTATTTATCATTGGCTACTGACAAATGGTGAAATGAGTGACAGGTATTTGATTGGCTGACTCTGCCCTCTGACCTGTTTCTGCTGCCTGACGTCCCACCCCCTCTCCAGGACTTTGGCAAAGAAGACGTAGAAGCTCTCTTCGATGGGCAGGAAGATGAAACGGGCAACCATTGAGCCCAGGTTGTTGACGATGTCGTACACGCCCTGCTCGCCGAAGCTCAGCACATTGAGGAAGGTCATGACATAACGCTCGCCCTCCGTCAGGATCTGCTTCAGAAAGGACTGCTTGAAGAAGCTCCACGTCAGCCTGGCCAACGTCCAGTCAATCACaggctacagacacacacacaacgggaTGACATAGCACACACAGTTGTGACCTGACATAGTATATGAATGAATGAACCAAACAATCAATTTATCATTGATTTGTCAGTTAATACAACCAATTGCTTTCGGGTATACTGTATACTAGCTCAGTGAGGAGTGTATGTGGTGAGTGACGGTTAGTGCTGTTGGGGTGAATGTTACCTCTCCTTCAACTCTGGAGGGCAGCAGGTCTGCCACACGCTGCAGGGGGAAGTACTTCCTGTTGGCCTCCCCAGAGCCCAGGAAACGCAGGAAGTAGACAAAGTAGCACAGCACCAGGAACCCTGTGTACACCAGCTATGAAGTACAGGCCAGTATAACAGTTAGCTAAGTAGACACTCGTCCGCAGTGATTTATGAGTGTTGCATGCAATACAATCTCCCACCATTATATATTCATATTTACTAACACAACCTTACTCCATGGCCACTTCATCTTTTTGACAATACCTTCTATGCACACAACCCTCTAACCATACTCCCTTGTAactagtgatgtagtggtaaaaaaaaaaacaagtgggTAAACGCTGATTGCTGTGAATTAAGCAGTGCTGcctatactttcaatgcattttttctGCAAAAGGTGGGTAAACGCTTGCGCTAAATAGACAAACATAAGATCATTTGTATAAGGGATGGGGCTGCGTACGTATGTACCTGAGCAGCAGAGAATATGTAGAGCCCCCACTGAGGAGCAGAGACCACCAGCACCACTGTCAGAACACACTTAGCCACCATGGCGAGGCTCTCAGCAACCACCTTCAGCCTGACAAACATGTGGGCCTGAGCCAGGACCCAGAGAggctcagccagcagctcctgcaGTGCGGCCAGGGCAAAGAGCCCCACAGCGGGGCCGTAGTGAGGGATAGTCAGGGGATCCGGAACCTCCAGGagccacagccacacacacaccaggagagATGCCCAAAGTACACCCAGCGGCAACCTGggaggatgacacacacacaatcatttgTTTTGCAGATAGTGCCAATAAAAGACCCAACTGTGTATGTTCTGACCAGAGCCAACACTGTGGAGCAGCAGCTCCCCTATAGTCCCACTCACGTCAGCCATAGCAGGTTGATGACTTGTCTCCAGTGGTGATCTGTTCTGCCACTCAAACAGGCTCTCCTGAAGGCCTCTCTGGACAAGAAGACCAGCGTGGAGTACAGCAGTGTCAAcctgcgcacacgcacgcacgcacacacacacacacacacacacacacacacacagtatgtagtgGTGTTAGTTTTTGTTTAACTGCAGGTTTGGACAGATCATATTGCAGCAGGTGTAATGTTATACAGaaggcaattccacagtaacagactGATGCTGAGACactttccactttaaaatgtacgTCAAACcgaaaccaatgattgcaaagttaaacaaaccacaCAACTCCCTAAACTTTGcttctgcactgttcttcaagtaaatgttttTGTAAAATATTCTGTGGAAATTGCTCAAAGTcatccttgtgcatagagttgtacagtttgtttaactttgctatcattggtttttgtttggcattcattttaaagtgaaaaatctgaatcccagcatcactctgttaccatggaattgccacAGAGTAAAACAATCTTACCTGACGTTGACCACGCCAATCAGCTCTTTGGACACAAAGCGCAGCGTGAATGCGTTCAGAAAAAAGGTGAGCACACGAAACATGACCTAAAAATAACCAGGAACATATTCAGGAGGCACATAGATAGATATGCAATAGAAATGTCATCATTATCATTATGATTATCTCACGTGGAATAGAGATTGCTCTGTAACTTAGATGTCTTTCTGCCACTTGAATATTTTATGCCTTAGgacaacaaacacacacttgcTTATGGTAGCCCATCGTATCCGATGACGACTTCCACTTCTGAGTTAACGGTGAATTTTTGGTGACTGTAGAGTTCAATCCCAGATCCACAAACTGTATTGCAGGTGGGGCATATGCAGTCTGTGTTGGCGGGGCAGGCATGGTTGTATGTCTCCTGAGCTGTTTTTGCTGTGACTttgtgctcctctcctcctcccacctctgtACACCGCTCTGGCAGAACTGCCACCAGGTGGAACGGTTGGCTGCAGCATCCTCTAGGTCTGTGGGTTTGATGTTGCATTTCTTCAGCAACGTTTTCAGCTGGTCCATGTAGAGCTTCATCTGCCCCCTGCAGACCACCGGCCAGAATGTTCCGCGACAAGCGCtcctgaaacattctaatgacaTGCCCAAGCGAGCGCAGTTGGTATTGGATGACCATGACCTCTATACTCTTACAGTTGGTGCTGGGTGACCATGACCTCTATACTCTTACAGTTGGTGCTGGGTGACCATGACCTCTATACTCTTACAGTTGGTGCTGGGTGACCATGACCTCTATACTCTTACAGTTGGTGCTGGGTGACCATGGCCTCTATACTCTTACAGTTGGTGCTGGGTGACCATGGCCTCTATACTCTTACAGTTGGTGTTGGGTGACCATGGCCTCTATACTCTTACAGTTGGTGCTGGATGACCATGACCTCTATACTCTTACAGTTGGTGCtgggtgaccatggcctccatactcttaCAGTTGGTGCTGGGTGACCATGGCCTCTATACTCTTACAGTTGGTGCTGGATGACCATGGCCTCTATACTCTTACAGTTGGTGCTGGGTGACCATGGCCTCTATACTCTTACAGTTGGTGCTGGGTGACCATGGCCTCTATACTCTTACAGTTGGTGCTGGGTGACCATGACCTCTATACTCTTACAGTTGGTGCTGGGTGACCATGACCTCTATACTCTTACAGTTGGTGCTGGGTGACTATGGCCTCTATACTCTTACAGTTGGTGCTGGGTGACCATGGCCTCTATACTCTTACAGTTGGTCTTAGTATATCTGTATGGGCCACACGGTTGCACCAGATGATTCCCAGGATGCGCTTCAGGCATCTTATGTGGAATCGCTTGAGCTGCTTGTTGTGGCGACTGTAGGTGACCCAGGCTTCACAGCTGTAAAGAAGTGTGGTGATGCAGACGGCTTAATAGACGGTAACTTTGGTGTAAAGGTGGAGAACCCTGTTTTGGAAGAGCCTGCACCTGAGTTTCCCGAAGGCAGCTGATGCTTGCTTGGTCCTATTTTGAATTTCGAGGTCGATGCTGCAGTCCTCCGAAAGGATGCTGCCCAGGTATTTGAAGGACGGGACTATTGCCAGTGATTTGTGTTCAATGGTGAAGACAggcatggtgggtggagggctGGATCTCCACTGGCAGACGACCTCTGTCTTGGTGGTGTTGATAGACAGTCCCATCCTACTATAGACCCTCACAGCCGCTACAAGGACGGACTGAAGGTCTTCCGGAGTGTGGGCCACAAGAGCACAGTCATCAGCACACTGCAGCTCAAGAAACTGCTCCATCAAAACCTTGGTGGTTGCTTGGAGCCTCCTGAAACTGCTCCATCCAGCCTGAAGTCCACCGCAACCCGCTGCTGTCCTCAAGCTCCTTGTGGAGAAGCTGGGTGACACATAGGAGGAAGATGTTAAAGAATATCGGTGTCAGCACACACTCCAACCAAAGCGCACTGACTCCTGCCCTCCTATGGCCACCCGAGCCATCATCCCATCATGGAACTGGCAAAGGATGTTGACAAATATGTCTGGACAGCCAAATTTGAGTAGAATGCCCCATAGTAGTTCCCTGCTCACAGTGTCGAAGGCCTTGGAGAGGTCGACAAAGGCCATGAAAAGGTCCTAATGAAAGGCCATGAAAAGGTCCTAACTTCTCCTGGAGTTACCGTGCCGTGAATATCATGTCGACCGTACTCCTGTTCTTTCTAAAGCCACATTGTGACTCTGACAGCAGTTCCTCTGTGATGTTGTTCGCCAGCCTGTGTAGCATCACCTTAGCCAGGACCTTGCCGGCAACAGCCAGAAGGGATATCCCCCGGCTGTTGCCGCAGATGGACTTGTCACCCTTGTTCTTATAGATAGTGACAATGTTTGCATCCCGCCACTGTTGGGGGACGATCTCACAGTCCCAAACCTCTGTGATGTACTGGTGGAGCATTCTGGTGCAGAAGTAACCTCCCTTCTTAAGT from Salmo trutta chromosome 16, fSalTru1.1, whole genome shotgun sequence includes these protein-coding regions:
- the rft1 gene encoding protein RFT1 homolog isoform X2; the protein is MSSQDMLKNASTLASYNVLLQVMFRVLTFFLNAFTLRFVSKELIGVVNVRLTLLYSTLVFLSREAFRRACLSGRTDHHWRQVINLLWLTLPLGVLWASLLVCVWLWLLEVPDPLTIPHYGPAVGLFALAALQELLAEPLWVLAQAHMFVRLKVVAESLAMVAKCVLTVVLVVSAPQWGLYIFSAAQLVYTGFLVLCYFVYFLRFLGSGEANRKYFPLQRVADLLPSRVEGEPVIDWTLARLTWSFFKQSFLKQILTEGERYVMTFLNVLSFGEQGVYDIVNNLGSMVARFIFLPIEESFYVFFAKVLERGWDVRQQKQEEVAIAAEVLECLLKLVLVIGLIITVFGYAYSHLALDIYGGSLLSSGAGPSLLRCYSSYVLLLAINGITECFVFAAMSKEEVDRYNLVMLALSISFLLLSYMLTWWAGGIGFILANCLNMGLRILHSLFYIHRYFLYSQWTPLRGLRPSPLLLLALALSAVLTALSEENPLAAKFQLPGRRNQGFG
- the rft1 gene encoding protein RFT1 homolog isoform X1; amino-acid sequence: MSSQDMLKNASTLASYNVLLQVMFRVLTFFLNAFTLRFVSKELIGVVNVRLTLLYSTLVFLSREAFRRACLSGRTDHHWRQVINLLWLTLPLGVLWASLLVCVWLWLLEVPDPLTIPHYGPAVGLFALAALQELLAEPLWVLAQAHMFVRLKVVAESLAMVAKCVLTVVLVVSAPQWGLYIFSAAQLVYTGFLVLCYFVYFLRFLGSGEANRKYFPLQRVADLLPSRVEGEPVIDWTLARLTWSFFKQSFLKQILTEGERYVMTFLNVLSFGEQGVYDIVNNLGSMVARFIFLPIEESFYVFFAKVLERGWDVRQQKQEEVAIAAEVLECLLKLVLVIGLIITVFGYAYSHLALDIYGGSLLSSGAGPSLLRCYSSYVLLLAINGITECFVFAAMSKEEVDRYNLVMLALSISFLLLSYMLTWWAGGIGFILANCLNMGLRILHSLFYIHRYFLYSQWTPLRGLRPSPLLLLALALSAVLTALSEGVFCCDGGWLLRLVHIAVGAGCLLGVLVTVLLTETKLVQFVRTQLLPRYGKKHT
- the LOC115150558 gene encoding uncharacterized protein LOC115150558 codes for the protein MEQFLELQCADDCALVAHTPEDLQSVLVAAVRVYSRMGLSINTTKTEVVCQWRSSPPPTMPVFTIEHKSLAIVPSFKYLGSILSEDCSIDLEIQNRTKQASAAFGKLRMFQERLSRNILAGGLQGADEALHGPAENVAEEMQHQTHRPRGCCSQPFHLVAVLPERCTEVGGGEEHKVTAKTAQETYNHACPANTDCICPTCNTVCGSGIELYSHQKFTVNSEVEVVIGYDGLP